CATTAAATCTCACTTGCCCTGATGCACGGAAATCACTGCCGATCCAATTTGCGTGTCACTGGGGTGATGAGGAAGCCACTTCGCAATTCTCTCGACTTGTGCCAACGGGTTGCTCTTCAACTCCTCAAAATCGATATGGAAAATCTTTGTCGGATTGTTGAGCACGGCGATCTCCTTCATTTGCCACAATGCCCCCAATCGTGCGGCTGCCAGAACCATCGCCTGAGCTGAATGATCGGGCGCCGCTTGCTGGTACTTCATGAACGATTTCATTGCTCCTTCGAGGGGGCGAACGACGTTAATTACATGGACGTCGGGAATCTGCCAGAACTTCTCGTCCGTCGCCCCCCAATTGACCCAGCCCTTGCAACCTAGTGTCATAGCCGAAGTAGGTTGTCGGCGACGAAACGCTACGTACTCTTGAATCGCCAATGCAGTTACTTGAGGCGATGAAGTTGGAAGAGGGCGATGCCATGGGCAGTGGTGATTTACGACTCGCCTGAAGAATGCCTCGTCTTCACAGGTGCTGTATGAGCGGCCATGCGGCCCTTTCGTGGTTGGGATTCTCCCCATATCAACGCCTAGTAGGCGCACTAGGTGCGCCACGCAAGATGTACCGCCGCTCGGAACTCCAAGCACGAAAATGAACGGCTTGACTCGTTCGTGAAAGATTTGCCTTGACTCCATAATTCCAATCTCACTTTCTCGACTGCTGGAACAGCTTTGTTGCCTTCAACAACAGGTCAAGCGTCGCCCTCGTAGACCGCAATCAAACGTCGACTGCCTGCGCGATTGGGTCGCTCGGTTACGACTAGGCTCTCAAGCGGTTGTCGCCCCGTGATCCGATGGAGCTTGCGTTCGTCGATTGGATCTTGTTTGTGATGGCGACACTTGTTGCGGTCCCACTTGTAGGGGACGGAGATGATCACCAGCCGGCCGCTGCTAAACAATTTTTCTGCGAAAGGGCGAACCAACTCGTCTTCAAGGTGTTCGAGAACTTGAAGGCACAACACGACCGAGGCTGGCCGCGCCGGAGTGAATTCCATCCAATCGGACCGCACTGATCGGACGCCCTCGATCGATGGCGTAACGTCTTGATCAATCGAGAGTCGCTCTCTGAAATGGCCATAAGTTGCGACCGGAGTGCTGCCCCCACCCACGTCAATGATCAACTCTCCCGGGCCATGATCTTCTAGGAGGTGCCGAACTATCTTGTAATAGCGAAACTGTGCGCGTTGGCGCCAATACTCAGCGTTCAAACTTCATCCTCCTTGCGACCTAAAAAGTAGTTCGCGATGGATTGATGCAGATCGGGTTTGCAGCTGCCCCACTGCCAAGCCCCTTGCGGACCTAACTTGATATCCGAGAGCGGCCTGAAGTCGTCCAGAATCTTGTGCCGGGCGCCATACTGCCGATTGCTCCTCGTTCCATGGGGAAGCAAATAGGCCGTCACTTCATCTGTGCATCCAACTCGCCAAGGCCCCCATGACCTCCGCGCCCAGGCGATGACATGTTCTCTAAAATCCGCGTTCATGCCTTGCATACGGGGGCCGTTAAACTGCCACGACCATATTCGAGGATTCTCCTGCCCAAACTCAAGAAACACCTTTGCCATCATGGTGTCTCCGCCGCCGACAATGCAGTGCTGATATAGCTCTACCCGGCGCCAGAATTCGCAGGTAGCCGCCCAGCCTCCGCCTGCACTCAATGACTTTGGGTCCTTCGCTGTCGCGATCGATGTGCGATAGCCAGGCCCGTGGTAGCTAACCAGCCGATCGAACGTTTGGACGCAGTCAAAGTGCTCCAACTGCCTAAGGACGGACTCATGCCAGTCAAGTTGCCCAAACACGATGTCAGCATCCAGCCATGCAACTGCGGTCTGGCTGTCCGCAATAAGCAGATCGATGCCGTATTGCAGTAGTCGCTCCTTTTGCCACATTACGTCGCCCCCGAGTAGGGTAATGACGTCGCCATGCCCCCCTAGCTCGGACTTGTCGTCCTCGCCGAAGAGCAACTCGATCGTTAGCAGCGAAACGCCGCTACGTTCAATCCGTCTACGGAAAGCATCGTAGTTGCGACGCCTTGCGGCATATCTGCACGGATTGAAATAGCAGCACACGGCGGCAAGTTCGGACATTTGACAGCCTTAAATAAGCAATATTAGGGTCAAAAAATATCTAATAGGCTGCGATTCGCATGCGATTACGCTAAGATTGATCGCTATAGGCAATGTTTAAGGCAGCACCGCCGCCGTCGACTACGCGTCACAACCAGATCTATTAGCAGGAACTCGCAGGCCAATATGGTGGGGCGTGCGAACAGCCCAATGCATCCCGGCGTTCATAAGGCCACATTAGTGATCACGTATTCTCTGTGGCTACCCATCACCGGCCGCCATGTCTATCCTGCCTGCAACTGAATCGCCGACGTTCTACTTGCGTTAACGTATGCGCACGCCATCTTAAGCTGTTCTTCAGTAGGAATTACTCCTGCTATATCCGCCAACTGTGTCGCTGCGTCCATGGGATTACCACGCAGGTCGTCAAACGTAATGACATGATGCTTATGTTCGTCTAGGAAGGTATCGCGTGCGGCAAGAAGACGCTCTTGCGCCTCTTTGGCGCCAACGCGAAACGTCGGCCACTCCATTGCTTGTAGACTTCTTACGGATTCTTCTAGCGCACGTTGCACGGATACGAACTGAACGTTGTCCTTGCAAACGTCTACTAAATCGCGCCCCATTAGCGATAGCAAGGGATGCTTGACGATCGCAAACGGATGATTTCGCCGCGCCGCGTCGAGCCGATGCTGCGACAACCAATTGCGAAGCAATCGAACGCGACCTCGGCTGGGGACGTGCTCAGTAAGTGCAGGTTCCGTAAAGCAGCTACGACAAAGATCCCGCAGGTCGCGGTCTTCCATGTAGGGATTGTCCACGTTTCCCCGATAGCCACCGAGTTGACTTAGAACTCCTGCTGCGAGGCCGCACCCGCTGCGGTAGGGTCCCATTAGCACAATCAATGGAATTCTCTCGGCAAGTTCGAGAGCGTTCTTATCGAGCTGCGGCTCGTTCTGCGACGGCACGCGTATCGAGTTATCCCACTTGCGGAATGACTCTTCTCGTCCGGTGATGTCACTTGAACCAGCCGCCTGGCCGACAAGCCAGGGATTCGGGGCGTAGATATTATAATCTCCTCGAAGATGCAACGTCCCGAGACGATGGTCGACGTGATGGGAGGGGGCGAGAAGATGCTCAGCAAAATTACAGAGATGCTGGTAGGCTGCGCGGATATAGCGTCCCTGCAAGGCATGAGCGTGCGTTCGGTTGCCGTTCAGAACACGAACGACTCCATCGCTTACGTAGTGAGGGCGCATCAAGTGTTGGCCGCCCAAAAGCAAACCGTCCCAATTGGACGGAACACGGCCCAGAAATTCCATGGCGCGCTGACGAAAATCAGGGGCGAAACACAAGTCATCTTCAAGAATCAGCAGAGAGGTGACGCCGTCGAGCAACGCTTCTTCCAAAATACGCAAATGCGACATAAAGCATCCCCACGCACCATTGCCGCATTGAACCCAATCAGGAGAGCCGACGCGATCGCCGTCAATGGCACGAAATCGTTGCACATCGGCGAATGGCCATTCAATGGCAGAGAGCTGATCGATGAATTCCTTCCATCGATCAGGACGACGATCGAGGTTGATGCAAACGACTCGATCAAACGTCTCTCGCAATGATGAGTTAGCTTGTCCCATTGAAGAATCTTCTCCACGAATCGTGACTGTAGTTGCCATTGATTACTATTGAGTGTGGCGGTTCTCTGATTTTGAGCTACCGGGGTTTTCCGGCCATCGTCGTAACTAAAGTCGCGGAAACTGATGTAACGCAGCGCAATCTACTGCGACGCCCCTGTAGGGCAAATTTCTGCACTCGAACATCGTTCGTCGGCCTGCTGTCGACGTCTTAGCTGGCAAGCCTGTAGCGCTACACATCGATGAGCTAAGCCGGCTCTTATTCCAGCCGCAGCTTTTGGAAAGAATTGCGAAGATGGTCGCAACCATCGCGGCGGCGATCGCCGGATGAGAACTAGGGCCTCACGGCATTGATTTGGCCGATTGGATCGACCGCAACGAAGCGGTAGGTTCCAGGCTGCCCGCTAACGGTGCGAATCTGCATACGCACCAGCGTCTTCGCTTCCGGGTGGGCGTTTGCGCGAGGCAACTCCAGATTGGCAAACGACGCCCCTTCAGCTGCGGAGATTAGTCGGATTATCATCTCTCTCGTGTCCGCATCGTTGTCGGCGATGTCTGCGATGGGACGCCCGACCATCTCTTGGCTTGTCCTTCCTGTAAGCTCCGTCATGCCGCGATTCCACGAAAGAATACGGCCGTTGGAGTCTAGAATGACGCGCCCGAAATCGAGAGAAGCGTCAACCGCTTTTAACGCCTGCTGCTTGCGGCCGCCGGCTTCAATTCTAAATGCTCTCTGAGCCGCGTTCTCGTAGGCCAGGAAAGCCAGTATTGCGCCGACTGAGAAGTAAATCATCGCAAATAGTCCCCGAGCGCGATGTGAAATCGGCATGGGACAGTCAATCGCCTCACGAAGCGTCTTCACGGTTTCGAGTCCTCGCTACTAAGCATGCGTCTAGCGACAGCCGCGACATCGGATACTTTGATGGCGCCGACCCCTAGTAGCGCCGCGAAGCCAATAATCCGCCACGGCTTCTCCTTACCGCCGATGTATTCAAATCCGGTCATTGCGAATCCACAGCCCGCAACCCCGTAGTAAACAAGGGCTTTGCCGAGCGATCGCAACGTAATTGGTCTGTCAGAAGCGAGCAGAGCTCCAACGCCGCCAATCGCCGCTGCGGCATAGGAAGCCATAAAAATCTGCAAGGGAGTCCACGCTTCCATTCATTTCTCATTTCACGGTCGGCCGTATCTAAAGCGCCGGCGGCTGCCAGACGTATCTGTGCAACAGCCGGCGTATTTCAACATGGATCAACTAGTATCCGCGTGTGACAACTCGCTCCACGCTCACGGATCGAGATCGACGTGGCTGTCGAATTCGCTCCGTCTGAACGAGACGCTGAACAGACGCCCGTCGAGCGCGATCGACGACTACCTCCTGTTGGACAGGGACTACTAGTCGCTCCTGC
This sequence is a window from Lacipirellula parvula. Protein-coding genes within it:
- a CDS encoding glycosyltransferase family 25 protein, producing the protein MATTVTIRGEDSSMGQANSSLRETFDRVVCINLDRRPDRWKEFIDQLSAIEWPFADVQRFRAIDGDRVGSPDWVQCGNGAWGCFMSHLRILEEALLDGVTSLLILEDDLCFAPDFRQRAMEFLGRVPSNWDGLLLGGQHLMRPHYVSDGVVRVLNGNRTHAHALQGRYIRAAYQHLCNFAEHLLAPSHHVDHRLGTLHLRGDYNIYAPNPWLVGQAAGSSDITGREESFRKWDNSIRVPSQNEPQLDKNALELAERIPLIVLMGPYRSGCGLAAGVLSQLGGYRGNVDNPYMEDRDLRDLCRSCFTEPALTEHVPSRGRVRLLRNWLSQHRLDAARRNHPFAIVKHPLLSLMGRDLVDVCKDNVQFVSVQRALEESVRSLQAMEWPTFRVGAKEAQERLLAARDTFLDEHKHHVITFDDLRGNPMDAATQLADIAGVIPTEEQLKMACAYVNASRTSAIQLQAG
- a CDS encoding sulfotransferase encodes the protein MESRQIFHERVKPFIFVLGVPSGGTSCVAHLVRLLGVDMGRIPTTKGPHGRSYSTCEDEAFFRRVVNHHCPWHRPLPTSSPQVTALAIQEYVAFRRRQPTSAMTLGCKGWVNWGATDEKFWQIPDVHVINVVRPLEGAMKSFMKYQQAAPDHSAQAMVLAAARLGALWQMKEIAVLNNPTKIFHIDFEELKSNPLAQVERIAKWLPHHPSDTQIGSAVISVHQGK
- a CDS encoding PAS domain-containing protein yields the protein MKTLREAIDCPMPISHRARGLFAMIYFSVGAILAFLAYENAAQRAFRIEAGGRKQQALKAVDASLDFGRVILDSNGRILSWNRGMTELTGRTSQEMVGRPIADIADNDADTREMIIRLISAAEGASFANLELPRANAHPEAKTLVRMQIRTVSGQPGTYRFVAVDPIGQINAVRP